In Pseudomonas sp. Q1-7, the genomic window AGGCGCAAAACCCAGCCTGCAGCAGCTCAAGAAATGGATCGAGGAAGGAATCGTGGTCGGCGAGATGAAGGGCGACATGTACTTTGTAGACCTGCAGGCTGAGCTCACCGGTTCCACCGACCCCCTGCTTGCCAAAATGCTGGATGTTGGTTGATGTCCCCGCCAAGGAAGCGCACCACGCAGAACCGGCACCTGCCGAATAACCTCTACCCTAACGGCAAGTACTGGCGGTACCGCAACCCGATCACGGGCGCGATCACCAGCATCAACAAACCCATGGCGGAGGCGATCAAGTTGGCCAAGGCGGCGAACGCCAAACTGGCTCCGCTGATGGCCGACGACGGCGCCCTGCTCTCCCTACTCACCGGAGAGAAGGCGCCTACCTTCGAGCGCTTGCTAGGCAGGTTCGAGGAGGAGTGGCTGTGGACGCGCGGATACTCCGACCGCACCCTCAAGGAAGTGCGATTCAAGCTGGCTAGGTACCGGGCCGACCTTGGCCCCCGGATGATCGGGCAGCTGGACGTGCTGGCCATTGCCGAGTACCTGGATCAGTTCAGCAACAACGCCTACACGAAGCACCGGGGTCTGATGGTGCAGATCTTCGCGTTCGCGGTGGCCAAGGGCCTGGCTGAGCGCAACGTGGCCGAGCTGACCCTGGTGAAGCTGGAGAAAGAGAAGAAGCGCCAACGTCACACCAAGGAGGGACTGGACAGGATCATCGCATTTGAGGGGACGCCGGACTGGCTGCGCCGCGCGATACGCCTGGCCCTGGTGAGCCTGCAGCGGCGCGAGGACATCGTGACTTGGGAGAAGGCGGCGGTGGACCTCGATCGAAACACCATCCGGGTATCGCCCGGAAAGACCCAGAACTACGCCACCCCGATCCACCTAGAGATCGTTATGGGTGAGGCGTTGCGCGGCGTAGTGAAAGAGTGCCTAGCCTCGCCGGTGGTCTGCCCCTTCCTGATCCATTACTCGCCCAAAGCGAGAAAGCGGGAGCAGCTGGACGCGAAGCGCCACTGGAACGCGGTGACCGAGGACTACCTGACGAAGGCA contains:
- a CDS encoding tyrosine-type recombinase/integrase, with protein sequence MSPPRKRTTQNRHLPNNLYPNGKYWRYRNPITGAITSINKPMAEAIKLAKAANAKLAPLMADDGALLSLLTGEKAPTFERLLGRFEEEWLWTRGYSDRTLKEVRFKLARYRADLGPRMIGQLDVLAIAEYLDQFSNNAYTKHRGLMVQIFAFAVAKGLAERNVAELTLVKLEKEKKRQRHTKEGLDRIIAFEGTPDWLRRAIRLALVSLQRREDIVTWEKAAVDLDRNTIRVSPGKTQNYATPIHLEIVMGEALRGVVKECLASPVVCPFLIHYSPKARKREQLDAKRHWNAVTEDYLTKAFTKARDESKAYDTMPKAARPTFHEIRALGSWLYEQQGYPLEYIQALMGHADEEMTEHYQAGHEKKEVQYQRVGADLKL